A single region of the Nicotiana sylvestris chromosome 6, ASM39365v2, whole genome shotgun sequence genome encodes:
- the LOC104231595 gene encoding nudix hydrolase 19, chloroplastic: MIFRLSFSNSSQLVSLSKNPRLLHSHPHLSMNLFKTHAFAGNPIKLKTPKPSDPFSPASALHTLKTLLLKGHTDNASPTSPNFKILPFRKGRPLAGSLKNSTEPNWNLAWLSFNDCKAFLENSSEVKLSEDSLVYLGSDSEGEGDDVYVVYWAIDVTEGGSRLVNELGAKQFCFVELRTLMVASDWENASAMAQLAIAGHARSLLEWHTVSHFCGFCGGKNNLIDAGRRKQCSNELCKKKIYPRVDPVVIMLVIDKENDRVLLSRQSRFVPRMWSCLAGFMEPGESLEEAVRRETWEETGIEVGQVVYHSSQPWPVGPSSMPCQLMVGFFAYAKSLDINVDKVELEDAKWHSREDVKKALTFAEYKKAQRTAAGKVDQMCKGVERGQSLSSDFNVESGELAPMFIPGPFAIAHHLISSWVNGDEAQIKQLASSFSNL, from the exons ATGATCTTTCGGCTTTCCTTCTCAAATTCTTCCCAACTTGTCTCCCTCTCCAAAAACCCAAGATTACTACACAGTCACCCACACTTGTCCATGAATTTGTTCAAGACTCATGCCTTTGCAGGCAACCCCATTAAGCTAAAAACCCCTAAACCAAGTGATCCATTTTCACCAGCCTCTGCTCTTCACACCCTTAAAACCCTTCTTTTAAAAGGTCATACAGATAACGCTTCACCCACTTCCCCTAATTTCAAGATCTTGCCTTTTAGAAAGGGAAGGCCTTTAGCTGGCTCACTCAAGAATTCAACTGAGCCTAATTGGAACTTGGCTTGGTTGAGTTTTAACGATTGTAAGGCATTCTTGGAGAATTCTTCTGAGGTTAAATTGAGTGAAGATTCTTTGGTTTACTTGGGTTCGGATTCTGAGGGTGAGGGTGATGATGTTTATGTTGTGTACTGGGCTATTGATGTCACAGAGGGTGGTAGTCGATTGGTAAATGAATTGGGTGCTAAACAATTTTGCTTTGTTGAGCTCAGAACTCTCATGGTTGCCTCTGATTGGGAAAATGCTTCTGCCATGGCTCAACTTGCTATTGCTGGTCAT GCCAGATCATTGCTAGAATGGCATACGGTATCacatttttgtggattttgtggagGTAAGAACAATTTAATTGATGCTGGGAGACGGAAACAATGCTCTAATGAGTTGTGCAAGAAGAAAATTTATCCTCGAGTTGATCCA GTTGTCATTATGTTAGTTATTGACAAAGAGAATGACCGAGTGCTATTAAGTAGGCAGTCAAGATTTGTACCTCGCATGTGGAGTTGTCTAGCTGGTTTCATGGAG CCAGGAGAAAGTTTGGAAGAGGCTGTGAGAAGAGAAACATGGGAGGAGACTGGTATTGAAGTTGGACAAGTTGTGTACCATAGTTCTCAGCCATGGCCTG TTGGACCTAGCAGCATGCCGTGCCAGCTTATGGTGGGATTCTTTGCGTATGCAAAATCGCTTGATATTAATGTGGATAAGGTTGAATTAGAAG ATGCTAAATGGCACAGTAGAGAAGATGTGAAAAAGGCGCTCACATTTGCGGAATACAAGAAGGCACAAAGGACTGCCGCAGGTAAAGTGGACCAAATGTGCAAGGGCGTAGAAAGAGGACAGAGCTTGTCTTCCGACTTCAATGTGGAAAGTGGGGAACTTGCTCCTATGTTTATTCCTGGGCCCTTTGCAATTGCTCATCATCTCATTTCCTCTTGGGTGAATGGGGATGAAGCACAAATTAAACAACTTGCGAGTTCTTTCTCAAACTTATAG